Proteins from a single region of Centropristis striata isolate RG_2023a ecotype Rhode Island chromosome 9, C.striata_1.0, whole genome shotgun sequence:
- the LOC131977578 gene encoding cytochrome c oxidase assembly factor 7 produces the protein MAGLINFEDEKEVKQFLDNLAVEYSFQCYKEKSPEGCQRLADYLEGVKKNYESAAQVLKHNCETYGYGESCYKLGAYHVTGKGGVTECLRTAGSLFMRACNSNGKKTIDACHNVGLLAHDGRASEAGPDLNVARHYYDKACDGGFAPSCFNLSAMFIEGNAKGLPPDMKQALKYANRACELGHVWGCANASRMYKLGDGTEKDENKAEELKNRARELHGEEKKRQLKFGE, from the exons AGAAGTGAAACAGTTTTTGGACAACCTGGCAGTGGAGTACAGCTTCCAGTGCTACAAAGAAAAGAGTCCTGAAG GATGCCAAAGGCTCGCAGACTACTTGGAAGGGGTGAAGAAAAACTATGAATCTGCAGCGCAAGTGCTCAAACACAACTGTGAAACATATGGATATGGAGAGAGCTGCTATAAACTTGGAGCTTACCATGTCACAGGCAAAG GTGGAGTGACTGAGTGTCTGAGAACGGCTGGGTCCCTCTTCATGCGGGCCTGCAACTCCAACGGGAAGAAAACTATAGACGCCTGCCACAACGTGGGTCTGTTGGCCCACGATGGACGAGCTAGCGAAGCGGGACCTGACCTTAATGTAGCTCGCCACTACTATGACAAAGCCTGCGACGGAGGCTTCGCTCCTTCCTGCTTTAACCTCAGCGCTATGTTCATTGAGGGCAACGCTAAAGGACTGCCACCAGATATGAAGCAAGCTTTGAAGTACGCTAACAGGGCTTGTGAGCTGGGACACGTGTGGGGCTGCGCCAACGCAAGTCGTATGTACAAACTCGGGGATGGAACAGAAAAGGATGAGAATAAAGCAGAGGAGCTGAAGAATCGAGCGAGGGAGCTGCAtggtgaagagaaaaaaaggcagcTCAAATTTGGGGAATGA